One Gossypium raimondii isolate GPD5lz chromosome 3, ASM2569854v1, whole genome shotgun sequence genomic window carries:
- the LOC105794369 gene encoding two-component response regulator ORR21, with the protein MATMHRVVQSSVSTSDATTTSYDGLTSCKAADIVISDQFPAGLRVLVVDDDITCLKILEQMLHRCRYHVTTCPQAKVALNLLRERKGCFDVILSDVYMPDMDGYKLLEHVGLEMDLPVIMMSADGSTRAVMKGIRHGACDYLIKPIREEELKNIWQHVVRKKWNENKELEHSGSLDDTDQHKQRHDDAEYASSVNDATETSLKPLKKRSNSKEEDDGEIDNDDPSTSKKPRVVWSVELHQQFVSAVNQLGIDKAVPKRILELMNVPGLTRENVASHLQKFRLYLKRISGVAQQGGIANPLCGPVEANVKIGSLGSFNIQALAASGQIPPQTLAALHAELLGRSAGNLVVATDQPALLQATPQGPKCIQVDHGVAFVQHSVKSESSSSKHFSQSFAPVEDVASGFRSWPSNNIGTAGPSNSGGLSSQNGNMLIDLLQQQQQLQKPQQRSTVSELRRSINVQPSCHVVPSQSSASFRAGNSPVSVTQNGSYSRTAVIDYSLLSSQSNCPSLNIGQVSDVNLQTTGVLSGYIPPASVSPSVSSCSVNADNCASQQVQTSSMTFKASRRLPGFVHSTSNIPDPYGSTKSGDLLNQEPFNNLGYINKGTCLPAKFAVDEFQSHLSSSSHGKVFSENIGTRVKQEPSMEFGDNAKVGIPMLQQFPPNDLMSVFTE; encoded by the exons ATGGCTACCATGCATAGAGTTGTACAGTCCAGTGTGAGTACGAGCGACGCTACCACTACCAGCTACGACGGCTTGACGTCATGCAAAGCAGCGGATATTGTGATCTCTGATCAGTTCCCGGCTGGGTTGAGGGTTCTAGTTGTGGACGATGACATTACCTGCTTAAAAATCCTCGAGCAGATGCTTCACCGTTGCCGCTATCACG ttaCTACTTGTCCCCAAGCCAAAGTTGCTCTGAACCTTTTACGGGAGAGAAAAGGGTGTTTTGATGTGATACTAAGTGATGTTTATATGCCAGATATGGATGGTTATAAACTCCTCGAACATGTTGGGCTTGAAATGGATCTTCCAGTAATTA TGATGTCGGCTGATGGGAGCACACGTGCTGTTATGAAGGGAATTAGACATGGGGCTTGTGATTATTTGATTAAGCCCATACGTGAGGAAGAATTAAAGAATATATGGCAGCATGTTGTGAGGAAGAAATGGAATGAGAATAAGGAGCTAGAACATTCAGGAAGCTTAGATGATACTGATCAGCATAAACAAAGGCATGATGATGCTGAATATGCTTCTTCCGTCAATGATGCAACAGAGACATCATTGAAACCTCTGAAAAAGAGGAGCAATTCAAAAGAAGAGGATGATGGTGAAATTGACAATGATGATCCATCCACATCAAAGAAACCACGTGTTGTTTGGTCAGTGGAACTGCACCAACAATTTGTCAGTGCTGTAAACCAGCTAGGGATTGATA AGGCTGTTCCCAAGAGAATTCTTGAGCTGATGAATGTACCTGGTTTAACTAGAGAAAATGTTGCCAGCCATTTGCAG AAATTCAGACTATACTTGAAAAGAATAAGTGGAGTGGCTCAACAAGGTGGTATTGCTAATCCACTTTGTGGGCCAGTAGAAGCAAATGTTAAAATTGGTTCACTTGGAAGTTTTAACATCCAAGCATTGGCTGCCTCTGGACAAATTCCTCCACAAACCTTAGCAGCTCTCCATGCTGAGCTCTTAGGTCGATCTGCTGGCAATTTAGTTGTGGCTACGGACCAGCCAGCACTTCTTCAAGCAACCCCTCAAGGGCCCAAGTGTATTCAAGTTGATCATGGAGTCGCATTTGTTCAACATTCAGTAAAAAGCGAATCCAGTAGCTCCAAACACTTCTCACAATCCTTTGCACCTGTTGAAGATGTTGCTTCAGGGTTCAGATCATGGCCCTCTAATAACATTGGTACGGCAGGACCCAGTAATAGTGGAGGGTTAAGTTCTCAGAATGGTAACATGCTTATTGATTTGTTGCAACAACAGCAACAACTCCAGAAACCACAGCAGCGATCTACTGTTTCTGAGCTGCGCCGCTCAATCAATGTGCAGCCTTCTTGCCATGTTGTACCCTCTCAGTCATCTGCTAGTTTTCGAGCAGGAAATAGTCCCGTTTCTGTGACCCAAAATGGCAGCTATAGCAGGACTGCTGTTATTGATTACAGTCTTCTTTCATCTCAATCAAATTGTCCTTCATTGAATATTGGGCAAGTATCAGATGTGAATCTCCAAACTACAGGCGTTCTTAGTGGTTACATACCCCCTGCTTCTGTTTCTCCATCTGTTTCATCTTGCTCAGTAAATGCTGACAATTGTGCTAGTCAGCAAGTTCAAACTTCAAGCATGACATTTAAAGCATCCAGGCGTTTGCCAGGATTTGTCCATAGCACGAGTAATATCCCGGATCCTTATGGTTCTACTAAGTCTGGGGATTTGCTCAATCAAGAACCTTTTAATAATCTTGGATATATTAATAAAGGAACTTGCCTTCCAGCCAAGTTTGCTGTTGATGAATTTCAATCACATTTGAGCAGCTCTAGCCATGGAAAGGTTTTTAGTGAGAACATTGGTACCAGAGTGAAGCAGGAGCCTAGTATGGAGTTTGGGGATAATGCAAAAGTGGGAATCCCAATGCTACAACAATTTCCTCCAAATGATCTCATGAGTGTTTTCACCGAATAG